From Paenibacillus physcomitrellae, the proteins below share one genomic window:
- a CDS encoding glycoside hydrolase family 9 protein, translated as MTNLLFGKQLEDSKMIHRPLFLDETEYFERILENTPVLQSKELDGLENLEAWTADELASLSLNDKHLLDEKKTLQFSTPTRLDHWTESYARIYATPYITRHFDHEDWTAYNRISLCVRPEMPGFKFVSLHLQLINEGEEPVPDRYNREGCHNINLKNHEWNKVSVEIPHIARDKVTALKIGYDIIGNESEAVSRSCFYIGDLRLEKVERTAKWSGWEPAEGSLVICGSGYQPGALKTAIGGAGLADHFKLIDVDTGRVVLEKQVVKEENGQGAFSILDFSEVSREGRYLIVCGEQTTRTFPIAQDVWEDSIWKTINLFFCERCGYEVPGVHKYCHGNVLNHHEGKSVVANGGWHDAADMSQNLTNTAEAVYSFFHAALEQRNNVPLFERLVEEGKWGLDYMLRTRFGDGYRAMGSGGSVWTGHIIGACDQLDSEAQNLAIENFMAAAAEALAAQVLESIDPAQSMHLRQVAQEDFDFAYDKLDFEEYTESMDPARVSSPILLYSAGVLAACHIYEITGADYYREKAVEIARRVMGCQQTEYPDWEVPLTGFFYRDEEKKQIQHYNHRSHEHEPIMALGRLCRLFPEHPEWMDWYHSIVLYTEYYKTATRSTAPYFMSPASIYHEDEADLDAELFLNQQAFAHPGMLAEYRQQVRNGVKLGQGYYLRRFPTWFSYRGNNGLVLAGGNAAVFGADIRGDAALMQLALHQLEWTVGKNPFGQSLMLGEGYNYAQQYVCLPGPISGSICVGIQSYRDEDYPYWPQTNNAVYREMWVHPSIRYLLLASRINRPAILYGWLSDAPETLLEVECLATGEVTSVRTKPRTGEFRLSLPSGDYRFRWQGMTKRMTLIGGREYELKNGFTDYEATIREENGLASIQLSVSGKEDVEFTFRTANLEPLGPVTVAPGETVELKANVLNGDRPWLALAVPGGDLREALELLTDKEVVLG; from the coding sequence ATGACAAATCTTTTGTTCGGCAAACAGCTTGAAGACAGCAAAATGATTCATCGTCCGCTGTTTTTGGATGAAACGGAGTATTTTGAAAGGATTCTGGAGAACACACCCGTCCTCCAAAGCAAAGAGCTCGATGGATTGGAGAATCTGGAGGCCTGGACGGCCGATGAGCTTGCATCATTATCGTTAAACGATAAACATCTGTTGGACGAGAAAAAGACCTTGCAGTTCTCCACGCCGACCCGCCTGGATCATTGGACAGAAAGCTATGCCCGGATTTACGCCACTCCCTACATCACCAGGCATTTCGATCACGAAGACTGGACGGCATACAACCGGATTTCCCTTTGTGTCCGTCCGGAGATGCCGGGGTTTAAATTCGTCAGTCTGCATTTGCAGCTGATTAACGAAGGAGAGGAGCCTGTACCGGATCGATACAACAGGGAGGGCTGCCATAACATCAATCTTAAAAATCACGAATGGAACAAAGTCAGCGTCGAGATTCCGCATATCGCAAGAGATAAGGTAACTGCTCTGAAAATAGGCTATGACATTATCGGTAACGAAAGTGAAGCGGTCAGCCGCTCCTGCTTTTATATCGGTGATTTAAGGCTGGAGAAGGTGGAACGAACAGCCAAATGGAGCGGCTGGGAACCGGCTGAGGGAAGTCTTGTGATTTGCGGATCTGGTTATCAGCCAGGTGCTTTAAAAACGGCAATAGGCGGCGCAGGTCTAGCGGATCACTTCAAGCTGATCGATGTGGATACCGGCCGGGTTGTATTGGAGAAGCAGGTGGTGAAGGAGGAAAACGGACAGGGAGCCTTTTCTATTCTTGATTTTTCCGAAGTCAGCAGGGAGGGCCGTTACCTGATCGTTTGCGGCGAGCAAACTACGCGGACCTTCCCGATCGCCCAGGACGTTTGGGAGGATTCGATCTGGAAGACCATCAACTTGTTTTTCTGTGAAAGATGTGGGTACGAGGTGCCTGGAGTACATAAATACTGCCACGGCAACGTACTGAACCATCACGAGGGCAAAAGTGTTGTAGCAAACGGAGGCTGGCATGACGCGGCTGATATGTCCCAGAATTTGACGAACACCGCGGAAGCGGTCTACTCCTTTTTTCATGCGGCGCTGGAGCAGCGAAACAACGTCCCTCTGTTCGAACGTCTGGTCGAAGAAGGAAAATGGGGACTGGATTATATGCTTCGCACACGCTTTGGTGACGGATACCGGGCGATGGGCAGCGGCGGGTCGGTCTGGACCGGACATATTATCGGCGCTTGTGATCAACTCGACAGCGAAGCGCAAAACCTGGCCATCGAGAATTTCATGGCTGCAGCCGCTGAGGCACTGGCTGCACAAGTGCTCGAAAGCATTGATCCGGCTCAAAGCATGCATTTGAGACAGGTTGCCCAGGAAGATTTTGATTTCGCGTACGATAAGCTGGATTTTGAAGAATATACGGAATCTATGGACCCAGCCCGTGTTTCCTCGCCGATCCTCCTTTACAGCGCAGGGGTTCTGGCTGCGTGCCATATCTACGAAATAACCGGCGCCGATTATTACAGAGAGAAAGCGGTTGAAATCGCGCGGCGGGTCATGGGCTGCCAGCAGACGGAATATCCCGATTGGGAAGTGCCGTTGACGGGTTTCTTTTACCGGGATGAGGAGAAAAAGCAAATTCAGCACTATAATCACCGCTCCCACGAGCATGAGCCCATCATGGCGCTTGGCCGGCTCTGCCGCTTGTTTCCGGAACATCCTGAATGGATGGATTGGTACCATTCAATTGTTCTTTACACTGAATATTACAAAACGGCAACGCGCAGCACGGCTCCGTATTTCATGAGCCCGGCCTCCATTTATCATGAGGACGAGGCGGATCTAGACGCTGAGCTGTTCTTAAACCAGCAGGCATTCGCCCATCCGGGCATGCTGGCCGAGTACCGTCAGCAGGTCCGAAATGGTGTGAAGCTGGGCCAAGGCTATTATCTTCGCCGTTTTCCTACCTGGTTCAGCTACAGGGGCAACAATGGCCTGGTGCTGGCCGGCGGAAACGCAGCGGTGTTTGGGGCGGATATCCGGGGCGATGCAGCGTTAATGCAATTGGCCTTGCATCAATTGGAGTGGACGGTGGGCAAAAATCCCTTTGGCCAGTCACTGATGCTAGGCGAAGGTTACAACTACGCCCAGCAGTATGTATGTTTGCCGGGACCGATCAGCGGATCGATCTGCGTCGGCATTCAAAGCTATCGTGATGAGGATTACCCGTACTGGCCTCAAACGAACAATGCCGTGTACCGGGAGATGTGGGTGCACCCCAGCATCCGTTATCTGCTGCTGGCGAGCCGGATCAACCGCCCGGCTATCCTGTACGGTTGGCTCTCGGACGCACCGGAGACGCTGCTTGAAGTAGAGTGCCTGGCTACCGGCGAGGTGACTTCGGTCAGAACAAAACCTCGAACGGGAGAATTCCGGTTAAGCCTGCCAAGCGGTGACTACCGCTTCCGCTGGCAGGGGATGACCAAGCGGATGACATTGATCGGCGGACGGGAGTATGAACTGAAGAACGGATTCACGGATTATGAAGCGACGATCCGGGAAGAGAATGGTCTCGCGAGCATTCAACTATCCGTTAGCGGTAAGGAAGACGTAGAATTTACGTTCCGGACGGCAAATCTGGAGCCCCTTGGCCCGGTTACAGTAGCCCCCGGCGAAACGGTGGAGCTGAAGGCGAATGTTCTGAACGGAGACCGCCCGTGGCTTGCATTGGCGGTGCCGGGAGGGGATCTTCGAGAGGCGCTCGAGCTTCTGACGGATAAGGAGGTCGTGCTTGGATGA
- a CDS encoding ROK family protein, protein MMPPASEGETLLALDLGGTKLLIGEVDSKGRILHSKRYPSGMLTQRQATELMMASLDDYLKTSGLVGGKPAAMGVGLIGLVEANQGRWLMIDPGRKEEIRLAELLERRYGYPCRVENDVKAAALAEQRFGAGQGISDFIYLNIGTGIGAGIIAEGRLLRGWQNDSGEVGHMTVDYSGGTPCPCGRFGCAEALASGGGMDRRLRLLGQRHPDSPLLNLAAHGFVSAEEIFTYAEADDPLAVKIAIDAADAAAELILNLVRVSNPERVVLGGGVAGSAWMRRELPKRLKLPVMDSVRHGVVLSDLDPAAAGLIGAAAVGLGAQS, encoded by the coding sequence ATGATGCCTCCTGCTTCAGAAGGGGAAACTTTATTGGCACTGGACCTCGGTGGTACTAAGCTGTTGATCGGTGAGGTGGACAGCAAGGGTAGGATTCTTCATTCCAAACGTTATCCGTCCGGGATGCTGACGCAGCGGCAGGCAACCGAACTTATGATGGCTTCCCTGGATGATTATCTGAAAACATCCGGTTTAGTAGGCGGAAAACCTGCGGCGATGGGGGTTGGCCTTATCGGATTGGTGGAGGCGAATCAAGGGCGTTGGCTGATGATAGATCCTGGACGGAAAGAGGAGATCCGGCTGGCTGAGCTGCTTGAGCGGCGCTACGGTTACCCCTGCCGGGTTGAAAATGACGTTAAGGCTGCTGCTTTGGCAGAGCAGAGGTTTGGCGCTGGTCAGGGAATATCAGATTTTATCTATTTAAATATAGGCACGGGGATTGGAGCCGGAATCATAGCTGAAGGGCGGCTGCTCCGCGGCTGGCAGAACGATTCCGGCGAAGTGGGGCACATGACAGTGGATTATTCAGGAGGGACGCCTTGCCCATGCGGCCGTTTCGGCTGCGCTGAAGCCCTTGCATCCGGCGGCGGCATGGACCGGCGGCTGCGGCTGCTGGGGCAGAGACATCCAGATTCCCCGCTGCTCAACTTGGCTGCCCATGGTTTTGTCAGCGCAGAGGAAATATTCACTTATGCTGAAGCCGATGATCCGCTGGCCGTTAAAATTGCCATCGATGCAGCAGACGCTGCGGCCGAACTGATTCTCAACCTGGTTCGTGTCAGCAATCCCGAACGGGTTGTGCTTGGCGGCGGTGTGGCCGGCAGCGCATGGATGAGAAGAGAGCTGCCGAAGCGTCTTAAACTGCCGGTAATGGACTCCGTACGCCATGGCGTGGTGCTCTCGGATCTGGACCCGGCGGCGGCAGGACTTATAGGAGCGGCGGCGGTAGGCCTAGGCGCACAATCTTAA
- a CDS encoding 6-phosphogluconolactonase, with product MRITIEQDEQAFDTAAAWRIISQMLKKPDAVIGLSTGQTTGGMHRVVSDIYRQYPFDVSKVTIFNVDELTNLDRSYPGSCYTMIYEQLVKPLNIPEDHFIMPPTMSDDFERECRIFDQRLAERGGVDLQMLGIGFNGHIGINQPGTPFESTTWVSPMDPIFEARVRRETGVGPDYPLGGLTLGIKNIMHARHLVLVAKGAHKADIIEQALFGPVNTDMPASVVQLHPNCEVLLDAAAASKIIDRLKA from the coding sequence ATGCGAATTACCATTGAACAGGACGAACAGGCCTTTGACACAGCTGCCGCGTGGCGGATTATCAGTCAAATGCTGAAAAAGCCGGACGCCGTAATCGGTTTGTCTACCGGGCAAACGACCGGAGGCATGCACAGGGTCGTCTCAGACATTTACAGGCAGTATCCGTTTGATGTATCGAAAGTAACAATATTTAACGTGGATGAGCTGACCAATCTTGATCGGAGTTATCCGGGCAGCTGCTATACGATGATTTACGAACAGCTCGTCAAACCACTGAACATTCCTGAGGATCATTTCATCATGCCGCCGACGATGTCCGATGATTTTGAGCGGGAATGCCGCATTTTTGATCAAAGGCTGGCCGAGAGGGGGGGCGTGGATTTACAGATGCTCGGCATTGGCTTCAATGGCCACATCGGGATTAACCAGCCGGGTACGCCGTTTGAAAGCACGACCTGGGTTTCGCCGATGGACCCGATTTTTGAAGCCAGGGTGCGTCGGGAAACAGGGGTAGGACCAGATTACCCGCTTGGCGGACTGACGCTGGGCATCAAAAACATCATGCATGCCCGTCATCTGGTACTGGTGGCCAAGGGAGCGCATAAGGCGGACATCATTGAACAGGCCTTGTTCGGTCCTGTTAATACGGATATGCCTGCTTCGGTAGTACAGCTTCACCCGAACTGTGAAGTGCTGCTGGACGCTGCAGCTGCGTCCAAGATCATCGATCGGCTTAAGGCCTAG
- a CDS encoding ThuA domain-containing protein: protein MKKNALIIWNDVYHPKEVLITAVEKLFDPSEWDIRKTERARDLLEFVTPPDLTVLFTNGRPEGETDLSFAEQSLIVDKVRGGMGILFYHAGLVLIDEGSPFYRELNSGRFVHHPEQSDVTVSPLLGVSHPITEGVGEFRQNDEHYFCQVDVTRTRLLACATSVHLTSVSVWCHDYGEGRVAGISQGHTLEMQNDPEMLKLTGNAIRWLTGKIREGER from the coding sequence ATGAAGAAAAACGCGTTGATCATTTGGAACGATGTTTACCACCCCAAAGAAGTGCTGATCACCGCCGTGGAAAAACTGTTTGATCCGAGCGAGTGGGACATCCGCAAGACCGAGCGGGCACGCGATCTTCTGGAGTTTGTCACGCCGCCGGATTTGACTGTCTTGTTTACAAACGGCCGTCCGGAGGGAGAAACGGATTTAAGTTTCGCGGAGCAATCGCTAATCGTGGACAAAGTGCGCGGCGGTATGGGCATTTTGTTCTACCATGCGGGACTTGTGCTCATTGACGAGGGCAGTCCGTTTTATCGGGAGCTGAACTCCGGACGGTTTGTGCATCATCCGGAACAAAGTGATGTTACTGTTTCCCCTCTGCTGGGAGTTTCCCATCCGATTACAGAAGGCGTCGGTGAGTTCCGGCAGAACGATGAGCATTATTTCTGTCAGGTGGACGTGACCCGTACCCGGCTTCTCGCCTGTGCCACCTCCGTCCATCTGACGTCAGTCAGCGTCTGGTGCCATGACTATGGTGAGGGACGTGTGGCTGGCATCAGTCAGGGGCACACGCTGGAAATGCAAAACGATCCAGAGATGCTGAAGCTGACCGGCAATGCGATCCGCTGGTTAACCGGTAAGATCAGGGAGGGAGAACGGTGA